In Lactococcus protaetiae, the genomic window TGTATATGAGATTAACTACCAAAAAGAGAGCAGATACGTTTATTTAGCATATCAAAATCGGAACGCTTCTTTACAAATCCAGTTTGATAAGATAAGACGTGCAAAACAGGAGTTAATCTTGTATCTGATAGAACAGGGGAAAGCAATTTATCCAGTAGATAGTTTAGAAATTGATTCTTTAGATTTTGATTTTGCAGAGCTCCCTGATATGATAGATTACATTTTGAATGAAAATGTTCTAAATGATTTCACAGACACAGTGGAAAGCTTTGATGACGATATCTTTTATGAGGTTGAGGATAAAAAGGAATTTCAAAGAATTATAGCTGAACGGAAAGAAATTCTAGATAATTTTTATAAATGATTGGTTTGGTAAAAAATAGGATAATAATTATGGGAAAAACTTTGAGTGAGATTGCAGAAGAGTTAAAAGAATGCGATAAAAAAGTTCAGCTCATTTATGCTTTCAATGGAACGGGAAAAACAAGATTGTCGCGTGAATTTAAGAAATTAGTACAGCCAAGTGATGCGAAAGATATCGAAACGGATAGTATGGCTCGCGATACAATTTTGTACTACAATGCGTTTACAGAGGATTTGTTTTATTGGGATAATGATTTAGAAGAGGATACTGATAGGAAATTAATTGTTCAGTCCAATTCTTTTATTGATTGGATTATTTTTGAGCAAGGTCAGGACCAAAGTATTATTGAACATTTTCAGCATTATACTGATAACAAGCTAGTTCCCAAATTTGAACTTCCTCCTATAAAAGATGAGAAAGGGGAAACTATTGGCTATGAAAACCACGTAGAAGCAATATCCTTCTCTTATCAGAGGGGAAATGAGGATGATTATGAATTAGTAAAAATTTCAAAAGGAGAAGAAAGTAATTTTATTTGGAGTATTTTCTACTCTCTAATTGAAAATGTTGTGGATATCTTGAATGTAGTGGAAGATAGAGAAACAGATGAATTTGATAAGTTAAAGTATATCTTTATTGATGATCCAGTGAGCTCATTAGATGAAAATCACTTGATTGAGACGGCTGTTGATTTGGGAACCTTGATAAAGTCTAGTGAATCAGATGTTAAATTTATTCTCACAACGCATAACCCATTATTTTATAATGTATTGCACAATGAGTTCAATAAAGCAAAGAAATATTTTTTGAAGCGATTGGAAGACGGAACATTTGAACTAAAAGAACAGTCAAATGATTCTCCATTTTCGTATCATTTAACTTTGCTAGAAGAGCTTCATCATGCAATCAAAGTTAACGAGATAACCAAATATCATTTTAATTTTTTAAGGAATTTGCTGGAAAAAACTTCAACATTTTTGGGCTATAAAAACTGGACTAGCTTATTGCCAGAAGATAGCAGAAAGGCTTACGAAAGCAGGATTATAAATATTTCAAGCCACTCTAAATATACAACAGATGAAATCGCTGAAGCAAATGATCAAGAAAAACAAATGTTAAAATATCTTGTTGAACTGTTAGAAGACACCTATAAATTTAATAAGGAGCAATAATGCAAGAAGCAACCGAAACTTCCCCAATCATAGAATCCAACAACTTCATCGTCCTTGACAAATGGACAAAACTTGAACAAAAAGGGAGCTTTCAATCTGAGGCAGACCTTGAACGTGAGATGATTTCAGATTTGCAACAGCAAGGCTATGATTATGCTAATTATTTAGTGACACCAGAAGCCTTACTTGGAAATTTGCGGCTTCAACTGGAAGATTTAAATGCTGTTCATTTTTCAGATAGTGAGTGGGAACGTCTTTTATCAGAATACATTAATAAACCAAGTGATGGCATTATCGAATGTACACGTAAAATTCATGATGACCATGTCTATGATTTTATTTTTGATGATGGGCATATTCAAAATATTTATCTATTGGATAAGAAAAATATTGCGCGCAATAAAGTCCAAGTCATCAATCAGATGAAGCAAAAAGGCAGTCATGCTAATCGTTACGATGTGACGATTTTAGTGAATGGTCTGCCTTTGGTGCAGATTGAATTGAAAAAGCGTGGGGTATCCATTCGGGAAGCCTTTAATCAGATTCATCGTTATAGTAAAGAAAGCTTTAACGGAGAAACTTCTCTTTTCAAGTATCTCCAAATTTTTGTGATTTCAAACGGCACAGAAACCCGTTATTTTGCTAATACCACAAAACGGGATAAAAATTCCTATGATTTTACCATGAATTGGGCGCGTAAAGATAACGAGCCGATTAAAGATTTGAAAGATTTTACGGCGACTTTTTTAAGTAAACGAACACTACTCAATGTTTTGATGAACTATTCGGTGTTTGATTCAAGTAACACGCTTTTAATCATGCGTCCTTATCAGATTGCTGCAACGGAGCGTATTCTTTGGAAAATTAAATCCGCTCATGATTCAAAATTAAAAGCAGGGATTGAAACAGGGGTTATATCTGGCACACTACAGGCTCTGGTAAAACGTTGACCTCGTTTAAAGCTGCCCGCCTTGCGACGGAGCTGGAGTTTGTTGACAAAGTTTTATTTGTGGTAGATCGAAAAGATCTCGACTATCAGACGATGAAAGAATATCAACGTTTTTCACCAGATAGTGTGAATGGTTCTGATAGCACAGCTGGCTTGAAGAGAAATATTGAAAAAGAAGACAATAAAATCATTGTGACGACCATTCAAAAGCTCAATCATCTCATGAAAACGACAGAGGCACATGAGATTTATGACAAGCAAGTGGTCTTTA contains:
- a CDS encoding AAA family ATPase, with translation MGKTLSEIAEELKECDKKVQLIYAFNGTGKTRLSREFKKLVQPSDAKDIETDSMARDTILYYNAFTEDLFYWDNDLEEDTDRKLIVQSNSFIDWIIFEQGQDQSIIEHFQHYTDNKLVPKFELPPIKDEKGETIGYENHVEAISFSYQRGNEDDYELVKISKGEESNFIWSIFYSLIENVVDILNVVEDRETDEFDKLKYIFIDDPVSSLDENHLIETAVDLGTLIKSSESDVKFILTTHNPLFYNVLHNEFNKAKKYFLKRLEDGTFELKEQSNDSPFSYHLTLLEELHHAIKVNEITKYHFNFLRNLLEKTSTFLGYKNWTSLLPEDSRKAYESRIINISSHSKYTTDEIAEANDQEKQMLKYLVELLEDTYKFNKEQ